ACTAAATTTTAAAATAATTTGTATAAAATAGTTTATAGCGACAGTACCTGTGGCTATTACATGATCAGACAGACGGATATTGGGAATATGTAATGCAAATTGCTCCCTGCATAGATCCCGtatgaaaatatatatgaaaatCGAAATGTAttgcagcaccagatggTGATATAAGTTACGGTGCGTTATAAAAGAATCTGCACCTGAGCTAGCAACGACCCATTGCGGATGTTGTTGCGGTCTAATTTGAGTGGGTTATATAGAAAAATTATCAGGCATTCAACACATTCCTCATTTGCATCAACTTTTCGCCAGATTCATCCCCGTTATCGGACCATGGCAACTACCAATTCCGACACTGGTTCTCATGCCAATGCCAGTACTGGTGTAGGTCATGACAACCAACCATTACCAGTTATCGCGCTTGATCCTACTGAACAGAAGATCAGAGATCTGCTAGTGAAATTCTCAAGTGTGTTTGAGAAATccgagaaaaataaaagagaaGATGGTGGTGCAGACTCTAAAGAACCTGTGGTGCTTCGGATTACTGGTGGTTGGGTTAGAGATAAACTACTAGGGAAAGCCTCtcatgatattgatattgctaTTAATACCTCTACTGGACTTGTTTTTGCTGAAGCACTTAACGAATATATTACTGAAAATGCACAGGTCTTGGGACTTGAGGCTCGTTCAATTCACAAGATCGAAAAGAACCCAGAAAAGTCGAAACATTTGGAAACTGCCACTACTAAATTATATGATTTAGACATAGATTTTGTCAACCTACGTGCTGAGGAGTATGCTGGAGATTCACGAATTCCTACTGTTCGATTCGGGACTCCTGAGGAAGATGCATATAGACGAGATGCGACACTCAATGCGTTGTTTTATAATTTACAGGAGCAAAAAGTGGAAGACTTTACAGGACGAGGATTACAAGATCTTCGAGATGGAATCTTGCGAACTCCCTTACCATCTTTTGTGAcatttgatgaagatcCATTGCGTGTGTTGAGACTCATTCGGTTTTCCAGCACCTTTGGGTTTGAGATTGAAGAATCCGCAACTCAGGCAATGTCCGACCCTCGAATAAGGTTGGCGCTTATCCGCAAAATCAGTCGTGAAAGAGTTGGTACCGAGGTGGGAAAAATCCTTCGTAGCAGCAATCCCGCAAAGGGTCTTAATGAGATTGCCGAACTGGGTCTTGAGGATTCTATTTTCTTACTCCTAGATGCATATAAACCAAAAGGTTTTGAAGCACCACCATCTCAATTAATACCATGTGTAAAAGTTCTTGATGAGCTTGTAAAGTCGACTCCTGAACAACTACACCCAGAACTCCGAAGTGCTAATATTCTCAACTCTCCAAGTCTATGGCTAGCATCAGCTCTGAACCACTGGGGAACAATTCAAGCTATagatgaaaagaaaaagccaGCTTCCGCTGTCAGCTTGATAATCAGAGACGGACTCAAACTTCCCAATAATGAGGGTAAGCTTGTTTCGGACTTATATGCCCTAGAAACGGCCGTACAAGAGGCTGCCAGCAATTTTGAGACATTGTCTCGAAAGGATCTTGGCGTACTGATTAGAAAATGTGACCAACATTGGAGACTATATTTTGTGTTTGCCATGATCAAGCAGCTAATGGCCGAAAACTCCAATGCCAATGAGATCTTTGCTAACTACTCTAGCCTCATTGACAAAGTGTATGCCTTTGACGTAGCCGACGCCTGGGCCTTGAAGCCACTTGTCAATGGCAAACAAATTCAACAGGCCTTTGGTCTTCGAAAAGGTGGCCCTTATCTTGCTGAAACACTCAACTCTCTGATTGAATATCAGCTTGCCAATCCAGGAGTTTCCGAGGCCGAATGTCTTGACTACATCATGACATTAAAATGTAAATATGTATCTGCATAAGACTACCATGAATACTAATGATAAAGATCTCAACCAATGCTCTTGTGCCATTCAAAACCgaataatattatcagaaGTGGGACCCCTgacccgactcgagcgcagcgagaggagcagcggggtctggggcggagccccagccgccggaggcagagtgGTGAGAGAACATAAAGATACAGATTAAATATACAGATGTGTGAGCGTAGTCCAATCaaatacaacaacaatataCATAAGAGTGGAGAGATCATCTCTTTGAAAAGCATACCTTGAACCAACTGCGAGTGCAGAACACGACGTTACCTACCAGTCTGAAAATAGCAATAACGGCATTGGACCAGAGCAAAAATGCGAAGAAATAGGTAGTACGATGACTGACTGAAGCAGTGATACCAACTTCATTAGCATTAGTCGAAGTGATACCTAAAATCAGAGCTAAATTGCTGAAAATCCACAGAATGATCAGATTGGTACGGAAACTCTTGTACTCGTCGTCgttgctcttcttttccaCACTCTTTTCGGCTACATACGGAGCCAGTGCGCGATCCACAATCTGCTGGAACTGTTGGTCGAGATAGCCTTGAGGACGCTCGATTTCTTCGACAACTGCAGTAAGACCATCACTATCCTTCTTTGATTGTGCAACAGGCAATGCGTCGACCTTGTCAGATCCCTTGGTACCCCAAGAAACATCGTGCCAGTTACAGAACGCATAAACATTGAGGATATTGACGAAACTTGGCATAAGGAACATGTACTGCAGGAAACTGTGGAATACGTGCCAAGGATCGAGGTACAGgaaaccagaaacaatgTACAAACCAAAAGTCGAGCCGAGGGCCACAATAATTAAACTTGTGATTGATGTGAAGAAATTACTGAAGAACTCGCTGACCGAACTAATGGGCTGTTCAGTGAACGCAGTTGCTGCCAAATAGAATGAAATGGCTACAACATAGAACTGAATGATACCGAAAGCGACAATCGAAACGTAGTAACTCCATTTAGAACCTTTAGGTCTGTTTCCTAGAGCCAACAAGAAAGACAAAATAACAAAAGAAGCAtacaaatatttcaatACCAGTGCTATGATGTTGCTGACGTCCTTGGCAAATGGGAAACTCTTTGCATCGGAGCTGCCACCAAAGGCATTTGGGTCAGCAGCCAATTGCATAATGACTGTAGTGGTAAGGTAATAAGAAGCCAGCGAGAACCAGGATAACACCAATTGAACCATGTTATAGAGCAGTTGAATATGCAAGAACAACATACGAAGAGGATTATGGCCAGACTTGTAAATTCTGCCAAAATGCATCACACTATAAATGGAAGCAGCAAAAGAACCATTGAGCCAACGACGACGTTGACTGATGAACTCAGCAACACCTTCAGGAACATCAGTCTCAGCTTTGGATGCCTTGACATAAGTCAAGTGCCACTTGTCACCTGCTTTGAAAGTGACCTCGAAACACAAGATACGATCCTCGGCCAAGAACatatttttcttgaaaatattcatACCATCAATACCCTTTTTGCCCAACCGACTAGCAAGAGTATGGTCACCATGGAAATATTGTTCGAGGGGTCTTCCACGAATGGCTTCATATCTATATGCAGAAAAGGCACCGGGTAAGACCGAGATGAATCCAAAAGTCGATTCCAAGGGCTTGTCAAGGATATTGGAGATTTTATACTCGAAGTTTTGTGCAGCAATAAGTGGGTTGAGCAAGAGCTTGTAGTTTTTACCCAACATGGCGTGAATTTCACCACAGGCACCACCAACGTTCTTGTTGTTATAAAATGCTTGCCAAAGGGCAATAATCGATTTGGGAGCTGGCTTGGTACCAGCATCAAGTAAAATACACACTTCTGGGTTCAGCATTCGGCCGAAAGCGTTGAAAAGCCAACGGTGAGAATTGATTTTCTTGGAGTTCTTTTGCTTCAAACAGAAAATGAACTGGACAGGAGGGAGTGAAGAATCGTTGTTTTCAGCTGGTCTGAGAAGCTGGTTGCTAGGAGTAACACATAATTGAGTGGTATACTCGAAAATATGCGCCACTGTCTCTCTTCCATCAACCATTTTCTTTAGTCTATCAGGCTGGTAAACACCAATGGTGGTTAAAACATCAAGAACGTTGTCATCACAAGGATCAATACCGTCCATGATTAAGGTAACAACAATCTTTTGCCATGCAGGGCCGCCATTGTTCCAGAATTgggatttttttattttacaGATGTTTCTGATGTTCTGCATGATACCGTACAAGGTACGAGTAGTGAGGTTTTTATCTTCCTAGAATGGGGGTTAGTATGGGCTTTCGTGGAGCTCAACAAACCAGTATACTTACATTATAATAGGTGACAGCGATGAGAAGTTCGGTGTGACGTTTCTCTTCAGCAACACGAAGACTGTAACCATTTTTGACAGTAAACTCATCTGGATCAcaggtagcagcagtataTCTCATGTGGGTAAATTCTTTGCTGCCGCTTTCAGGATCACGATATTTAGGCAGGATCGAGGATTTGATTGCAGTAGGAACAGGATAATCCGTCGAGAATACCTTACCTTTGACAAGATTGACCTTTCTAGTGGGCAATCTCTTTAAACCACTATTCGATCGAGTTGGTTCAGGAGGAGGTTGAAGCTGGTCAAGAGGCTgattttgagtttggtcGCCAAAGTATGGAGCTGGCTCGTTGTTTAGAGTATCAGCAGACAGTTCGCCAGACGAGTTGTCAAATCTGTAATTAGGATAAGGAGCGATTTCGACAGCGGGGAAACCAGTAATACCGCCAATAGGCTCAAACCCACCAGTGGTCTCACTAATATCATCGGGATACGGGAGAGCTGGTcgtggaggaggtggatAGTTTCCGTGATATGGTTCTTGAGTTAATGGTTGATTGTCATCATAGTTGTAGGTATCGTCCATAGCTGGATCATGGGTCGACAGATCATACATGGGATAAGAATTGTCCTGATGACCATCGTCATGGTCAGGAAGATAGGTCTGACTCAAATCACCAGTATATGGCGATTGATAGACAGACTGAGGAGCCGAGTCAAACGGGTTTAAATTGTTATTGTGCACAGATCCAGAGTATGGGGTGTAGTTACCTACCGAGGGGTCGACAGAAGGCGGTGTATAACTGTTGTCATATGGAGAAGCGACTCTTGGAGGGGGGTTAATATGACCCTGGTTGGGTGACAGATAGGAATGAGCATCTGAAGGGTGTGCAGTAGCTCCCGTAGCACCAGTGGCTGTAGTGTGAACTGATCCACTGCCACTAGGAATACGCTGGTTTTGTTGTCCCTGGCTATTATAGCTGTAATCCTGGGACTGATCTATCCCTTGATTTTGGTCGTGGCCCTGATTTGGGTTTTGATACCCAGATCCACCTTGGTTGTGATTGTAAGACATGATTTATACAGCTCAGATTCCCAAAATGTTGTATTGGACAAACGGTGCAGTTATACCAATGCACAAAGGTCGAATCTAACAGCAACGCAACAGAACGTTCGCAATAGCTGTACAAAGGGTCCAAAACACACAATCCAAACAAAATGATCCAGATATTTTAATACTGgctcaaaaaaaaacgtCTCAAAGATTATCTTGTGAGAACAGGAATCTAATTAGACTCTGATCAGACTGTAACAATAAGAATCGCCAATTTATCACCACGTACTCAAGGACAGACAGACGCTCTGACAGATTCTGAAGCTGAACTACAAAACTTTATAAATGTTATGCTGAAACTATAGATGAGTTAGTCAACACGAACGCTCAAACCGGCGAATATAACATATAACCAAACGACACGAATACACAAATACAAGTGCTGTTTAGCGAGCCAGATGTATGTGTTCTACGGTTCGTAgtgtaaacaaacaatcaACAACTGCAAGTCAAAACGCTACGTTACGTACTACACTCTATCAACTGAGTACCAAATATCCACTCACTTCTCGTCCAGTACCTACCTTGTTCTTATACTAACCAAGACACTTGCAAAACAAGTTAACCTAAGAAAAATCACAAAGTGATATATATagccaaaaaataaactgaGGCTTGTGCCAAATTGAGATGAGGCCAAAATAGGTTCGTAATGTGCAATAGCCGGGCggattttcttttttaattcTAGTATTTTTGCACCAAATACAAACAGACAAGATCGGCCAACTGGCGCGCGTCTGCGTCGTGTTATTACACAGCCAGCCGGTACTACCAGTGTTTCAGAGCTGCTTGAGACAGCGTTGGCAGTGCTTCATTTTGTTCGGGTTAGTTTTGGTGGGTGGTGCCGCTAACCTGCTATCAAACTGGGTCACttttaatattgattttaGACTTTTTACAGTCGCTAGTCCAAATTATACAACTCCAATGACCAACCGACTCCGTAACTGACTCCGTCACATGCTGAGGCTGAAACCAGGGGTACATTAGCTGGAGTAGTACTACTGCAGACCGCAATGGCTATCAAGGACAATCACTATACGCTCTTAACCCGATGTGCAGTCTATcggtcttcttctggctggCTCACTTTTCGTTCTCCCCTGAATAATTTCCGCTGTCAAACTAGTGTCAACCCTCAACAATCGCCCATTACTTGTCTATCTATCTCTAACTCTATCTCTCGTTTATGTAAACTTATTCTTTCTATCTCTAACTCTATCTCTTGTTTATCTTACTTATCCTCTCTATCTCTCTGTTCAATATTCTATATTTCTTGTCTATCTCACTCTACTTTTGTATTCTATCTCTCttgctcttttttttctttatctcACTTCTTTCTAAATCTCTATGTCCTATATTCTATTCTCAGACATGCTACCACGCTACATCGCTTAAAATTATTTACCGTTAGCTAAGACAAACGCATCCCTGAACCGAATTTAATTCTTGCTCAGCCGGCTCGACGACTGGCTCACCAGCCTCAACTCTTCTCTTAGCTACCTACCAGCTCAAACACCCAACGGTCGCCAACCGAGGACCAGCAGGTGCTGAAACAACACCAACCGCAACCCGTCTCCCAATCAGTCTCactcctgctgccactACTGCTGGCCCGCCTGCCACCATTtacaatattattttatggCTGCTGTGTTCAATCGGTTCCCTACTCTCCACTTCCAGTATTCAGCCTCCACTTCTCATGCGCTGACGTGCCCCTCGACCCTGCCTTGATAGCCCCTCTCCCCTCCTCCCACATTCAACTGAGCTAAAAATACATACAACTTGCTTTTGTCacagtttatttttttatcatgTTGCAGACTTGCATGAGCCCCAATCTGTCGAAATCTGCTATAATTAGTATgcaataaacaaataatcTGCACCCTGGAACGTCGCACTTTCATCGCTCTCCGTCGAAGCCCGTGCTCTCGGCGTTCCCAATCCAgccagaaaacaaacttgGTGCTCAAAATTCAATTGGCACTTCCTCGAACGGGAAATCCCCAACTTATCGCCCTTAGACTCAACTCTAATCAAGCTTTCTCTCCAGGGAGTGTTGAAGGGGcctgtctgcctccggcggctggggctccgccccagaccccgctgtgctccgcttcgcggagctgctgggaccgtgtTGTGAGTTTTTGCTGCTCCTGGGGTGGATGTTTGGCCAACGAGGCTGTGTATTCTGATTTTTTCCATGTCAATGGTGGATATATGGGCATGGTTTATGGTTTTCATCTTTTGCAATTTTGAGGTGGAATATGGCTGGCTAAATCGATTATGTAATGGATTACGTGATTGACTTGGTTTCTCATCGGCTTAACACCGCCAAAAGATATCTCCGGCACTCGTAGACGGTCCGGCCGCGCTCATGAGGCTCAAGAAAAACAGCCGCTTGGATCCAGCGTCAACTGGCGGAGATGGTCCTGCGAGAGATCCATCTCCGAAGCTActcaattattattacaaCTCCAACCCCGAAACTCTTGGGGCCgccgacgcccgactcgagcgaagcgagaggagccacggggtctggggcggagccccagccgccggaggcattgcCGACCCCAATAATTGTGACCAGAGTGAGAGAGAGTTAGACCAGGGGTGATGTGGGGTCCGCGTGGGGGTGGTGTACATCTCCGAGCAAGATCGGGGATATCGGTTATAAGATCCGTGAAGCGTCTCCGCAATTAGTTTTAGCTGTGTGGTGACTATCGACTGGAGGGGTATAAATAGGGTGCTAGTCTCGTGATTGCGGGTTTGTTAGAGCAAAACGAGCTGATATCGATATTTTGAAATAGTAACAATGGAATTTGAAAGGTATGGTAGCATTGTGCTTGGTGGAGACTCTTGTGAATGGCAATATATTTCGGAGTTGTAGTACTAACCAGGATGTAGACTGGGTAACTCGGGGCTCAAGGTGTCCAAAATCATTCTTGGTATGTATCGGTGGTGtgatttggtttttttgattAGTTTGGTGATTGGATTGCTTATTGTGTGGTATCAATTGTATTTGGAGATTGAATTGTTCATTGTGTGGTATCAATTGTATTTGGAAGTTGCTGTTTACTAACAATCCAGGCTGTATGAGCTATGGCAAGAAGTCATGGAATGAATGGGTTTTGGAAGACGAGGAACTTGTCTTCagtttgatgaagaaggcCTATGATGTGGGTATTCGTACTTTTGACACTGCTGATATGTACTCAGATGGCCATTCTGAGATTCTTGTAGGAAAGTTCCTCAAAAAGTACAACATCCCCCGTTCCACTATTGTCATTTTGTCCAAATGTTATAACAAGTGTGACTCTGATCCTTCTATTGAGAACACTGAGCTCAATTGGATCAACCGATGGGGTTTGAGTAGAAAGCACATCTTTGATGCGGTTGAGGATTCTGTGAAGAGACTTGGTACTTATATTGATGTCTTGCAAATTCACCGTCTCGACAGAGAAACCAGCAAGGAGGAGATCATGGAGGCTCTTCACGATGTTGTTAAGAGCGGCCAAGTCAGATATATTGGTGCCTCCAGTATGAGAGCTACTGAATTTGCCCAATTGCAATTCATTGCTGAGAAGCACAACTGGACCAAGTTCATTTCCATGCAAAACTTTTACAACCTCGTGTATCGTGAGGAGGAGAGAGAAATGATCCCTTACTGTAAGGAGACTGGCGTCGGCCTTATTCCTTGGTCGCCAGTCGCCCGTGGCGTCTTGGCTCGTCCTGTCGGTGAAGGATCTCTCCGTTCCAGTACTGATAAATTCGCCAAGTTCCTTAAATTAGGCCATGCAAAGGAGGACCAAGAGATTATCAACCGTGTTGAGGAAGTTGCCAAGAAGAGAGGAATTTCCATGGCACAAGTTGCTATTGCTTGGACTCTTTCCAAAGGAACTGCTCCTATTGTCGGTTTTAACAAGCTCGAGAGAATTGATGAGGCTGTAGAGGCTATCTCAATCAAGTTGACCGACGAGGAGATTAGCTACCTTGAGGAGCCTTATATTCCTCATCCTGTTGCTGGCTTTTAAACTCAGCAGGGTGCTACTAACTTGAGTTTATTATATAATCAAGtaaagaataaaatgaGATAACATCGAAGTTTATAAGCAAGAAgtaaacaataaaataagaaaGCATATTCACTAGGAGTAGGTTTGTCTGAAGCTTACTATAAGCTAGAGGCAATTAACGAGAAAACGTATATTAAAACATcagaatataaataaaaattacAATGCGGTTGATATATTACAAAGATTTGATCATCTTGAGCATATTTTCAAGTGCAAAGCCAGTCTCAGGCTTACTGGCTGGAGCATCGCCATTTAATGCCCACACAAAATCACTTTGAATACCCAGAGGAAGCACGGTCGAATCATCTCCAGATGTCGATGccagcatcttcttcattctAGCAGTATGCTCGAAATTTCTtgctgcctcttcagcGCGGTCAACAATAGATTTATCGATTCCACACATGGAAGCAACATGCATACCGAATGATCCAGGAGATACCCCATCTTCGAGTTTGTATAGGAAAGTCACCTTGCGGCTGCTTTCGTCCACTAGAATAGCCATTCTCTTGGCGTTGACTTGTGGATGGTTGGCGaaactgttgttgagagtGCCATAGTGTGTTGCGAAAAAGCCCAAACTACCGACGTGTGTAGCCAGGTGATGCAAAACTGCTTCTGCAATCGCAAATCCATCCGAGCTACTACCACCTCTACCAAGCTCATCAAGCACAATGAGCGACTTATTGGTAGCTTCGCTGAGAATTCTCTTCGTTTCTGAAAGCTCAACATAAAAGGTCGATTTGCCAGCAAAGATATTGTCGTTGGCGCCCAATCTCGTCATGATACGGTCAACGGGGGTGAGACGTGCACTTTCAGCTGGAACATAACACCCAATTTGGGCCATGATAACAGCTGTACATGTCATTCTCAGAACTGTAGACTTTCCAGCAGCATTAGCTCCTGTCAACAGAGTGATATTGGCGTTTTCACCACCTAGGGAAACATCGTTGGGAATAAAATCGCTACTTGCTGACATGAAACAAGGATGTCTAAGttctttgaaatcaagaacaCCTCTGTCGCTCTCCACAAACTGAGGCCTGCA
The Sugiyamaella lignohabitans strain CBS 10342 chromosome A, complete sequence genome window above contains:
- a CDS encoding aldo-keto reductase superfamily protein (NADPH-dependent alpha-keto amide reductase; reduces aromatic alpha-keto amides, aliphatic alpha-keto esters, and aromatic alpha-keto esters; member of the aldo-keto reductase (AKR) family; protein abundance increases in response to DNA replication stress; GO_component: GO:0005737 - cytoplasm [Evidence IEA,IEA]; GO_component: GO:0005737 - cytoplasm [Evidence IDA] [PMID 14562095]; GO_component: GO:0005634 - nucleus [Evidence IEA,IEA]; GO_component: GO:0005634 - nucleus [Evidence IDA] [PMID 14562095]; GO_component: GO:0005886 - plasma membrane [Evidence IDA] [PMID 16622836]; GO_function: GO:0004032 - alditol:NADP+ 1-oxidoreductase activity [Evidence IDA,ISS] [PMID 11306085]; GO_function: GO:0004033 - aldo-keto reductase (NADP) activity [Evidence IDA] [PMID 17140678]; GO_function: GO:0051268 - alpha-keto amide reductase activity [Evidence IDA] [PMID 15564669]; GO_function: GO:0051269 - alpha-keto ester reductase activity [Evidence IDA] [PMID 15564669]; GO_function: GO:0016491 - oxidoreductase activity [Evidence IEA,IEA]; GO_process: GO:0043603 - cellular amide metabolic process [Evidence IDA] [PMID 15564669]; GO_process: GO:0006725 - cellular aromatic compound metabolic process [Evidence IDA] [PMID 16268655]; GO_process: GO:0042180 - cellular ketone metabolic process [Evidence IDA] [PMID 17140678]; GO_process: GO:0034599 - cellular response to oxidative stress [Evidence IGI] [PMID 17919749]; GO_process: GO:0055114 - oxidation-reduction process [Evidence IEA,IEA]) → MSYGKKSWNEWVLEDEELVFSLMKKAYDVGIRTFDTADMYSDGHSEILVGKFLKKYNIPRSTIVILSKCYNKCDSDPSIENTELNWINRWGLSRKHIFDAVEDSVKRLGTYIDVLQIHRLDRETSKEEIMEALHDVVKSGQVRYIGASSMRATEFAQLQFIAEKHNWTKFISMQNFYNLVYREEEREMIPYCKETGVGLIPWSPVARGVLARPVGEGSLRSSTDKFAKFLKLGHAKEDQEIINRVEEVAKKRGISMAQVAIAWTLSKGTAPIVGFNKLERIDEAVEAISIKLTDEEISYLEEPYIPHPVAGF